Proteins encoded by one window of Candidatus Nitrosocosmicus hydrocola:
- a CDS encoding NAD-dependent epimerase/dehydratase family protein, translating into MKILLTGHTGFIGTNLINKFSHTYSFVTLDPIDRARINVLNRDQLNELEKVDAIIHLAAKTSISNSITNPYDVYYTNLVGTLNILDYAKNKGVKNIINLSTFVYGNPKYMPIDESHPVDPHAPYNKSKYLSEKLSEYYSKDDDINVVTLRPFNIYGPGQKSSFISVAIQKIFKGEIVKISSQDTHRDFIFIDDFLDLIAKILNDFPNGYNVYNLGSGKSYSLENILEIIKTITNVKINVEYDPNIRPNDILEMVADIEKVKKRFRWEPKTGIQEGLALTINSYSKNRFKSQKN; encoded by the coding sequence ATGAAAATTCTGTTAACCGGACATACGGGGTTTATTGGTACAAACCTTATTAACAAATTTTCACATACTTATTCTTTTGTAACTCTTGATCCTATTGATCGTGCAAGAATTAATGTCCTCAATAGAGACCAATTAAATGAATTAGAAAAAGTCGATGCAATAATTCATTTAGCCGCAAAGACATCAATTTCAAATTCAATCACCAACCCGTACGATGTTTATTATACTAACTTAGTGGGAACTCTCAATATTTTAGATTACGCCAAAAATAAAGGAGTAAAGAACATCATTAACCTAAGTACTTTTGTATATGGTAATCCTAAATACATGCCCATCGACGAAAGTCATCCTGTTGATCCACATGCACCCTATAACAAGAGCAAATATCTTTCAGAAAAGTTAAGCGAATATTATTCTAAAGATGATGACATTAATGTAGTAACGTTGAGACCCTTCAATATTTATGGTCCAGGACAAAAATCATCATTTATTTCCGTAGCAATACAAAAAATTTTCAAAGGTGAAATAGTAAAAATAAGTAGTCAAGATACTCATAGAGACTTTATATTTATTGATGACTTTTTAGATCTCATCGCCAAGATATTAAATGATTTTCCCAATGGTTATAATGTTTATAATTTAGGTTCTGGGAAGAGCTATAGTTTAGAGAACATATTAGAGATAATAAAAACAATCACTAATGTTAAAATAAATGTAGAATACGATCCAAACATCCGACCCAATGATATATTAGAAATGGTAGCCGATATTGAAAAAGTTAAAAAACGATTTAGGTGGGAACCAAAAACTGGTATACAAGAGGGTTTGGCTTTGACCATCAATAGTTATTCTAAAAATCGATTCAAATCTCAGAAAAATTGA
- a CDS encoding 6-bladed beta-propeller: protein MIGLSMADVDWSFPFSSDYSIVLASLPSVFKINDVYGQASDLQMSSMPFSESYSDLPTGFGDTLSDLDSLQDEISDSLKEKIHPKNIQKSQDKVTLKEEGEGEQVSDAVNSQKVPQISGSESKGITNKMKNVYVVDYNNIRIQKFNGDGDFVLKWGTKGKDNGQFGVPHGIDLDKDGNVYVVDMDNNNVQKFDSEGNFLHKWGSMGTEDGQFMHPHSVVLDSFENVYVTDMANFNVQKFDNEGNFLHKWGSMGTDDGQFKAPEGIAVDSHDNLYVTDTDNNNVQKFDSEGNFLHKWGSMGTDDGQFKKPVGLDIDDNDNVYVVDAGNSRIQKFSPAGTYIDSWGSKGSEKGQLASPHDIAVDSEENSYVVEQDNFRVQKFSPDGDYLTTWGTQGSNNDQFLDPHSVVVGP, encoded by the coding sequence ATGATTGGGTTATCAATGGCAGATGTTGACTGGTCATTTCCCTTTTCTTCTGATTATTCAATCGTTTTAGCCTCTTTACCTTCGGTTTTTAAAATCAATGATGTATATGGACAAGCATCTGACTTGCAAATGTCATCAATGCCTTTCTCTGAATCATACTCAGATTTACCTACAGGTTTTGGAGATACGTTATCTGACTTAGATTCGTTACAAGATGAAATAAGTGACTCTTTGAAAGAAAAAATCCATCCCAAAAATATACAAAAATCTCAAGATAAAGTGACATTAAAAGAAGAAGGAGAGGGAGAACAAGTCAGTGATGCTGTCAACTCTCAAAAAGTACCTCAAATATCGGGTAGTGAGTCAAAAGGCATAACCAATAAAATGAAAAACGTATACGTTGTCGACTACAATAACATTCGAATCCAAAAATTCAATGGTGATGGTGATTTTGTCCTAAAGTGGGGAACTAAAGGAAAGGACAATGGTCAATTTGGTGTTCCGCATGGAATTGACTTGGACAAAGATGGTAACGTGTATGTAGTAGATATGGATAACAACAATGTACAAAAGTTTGACAGCGAAGGAAATTTCTTGCATAAGTGGGGATCAATGGGAACAGAAGATGGGCAATTTATGCATCCACATAGTGTGGTTTTAGATTCCTTTGAGAATGTTTATGTTACTGATATGGCTAACTTCAATGTACAAAAGTTTGACAACGAAGGAAATTTCTTGCATAAGTGGGGATCAATGGGAACAGATGATGGTCAATTCAAAGCCCCAGAAGGAATAGCAGTGGATTCTCACGATAATTTATATGTTACTGACACAGATAACAATAATGTACAAAAGTTTGACAGCGAAGGAAATTTCTTGCATAAGTGGGGATCAATGGGAACAGATGATGGTCAATTTAAGAAACCAGTAGGCCTGGATATTGATGATAATGACAATGTCTATGTAGTAGATGCAGGAAATAGCAGAATTCAAAAATTTAGCCCCGCTGGCACATATATTGATTCATGGGGATCGAAAGGTTCTGAAAAAGGACAACTGGCCAGTCCACATGATATCGCAGTAGATTCAGAAGAAAACTCGTATGTCGTCGAACAGGATAATTTTAGGGTTCAAAAATTTAGCCCAGATGGCGATTATCTGACTACATGGGGTACTCAAGGTAGCAATAATGATCAGTTTTTAGATCCACATAGTGTAGTTGTTGGTCCCTAA
- a CDS encoding UbiA family prenyltransferase gives MLENPYLKLLRIPNIFTVPPDIVLGYLIAISSIQIITLTSISHFIPNMILLILSSISLYLGGLVSNDLFDTKIDKIERPNRPLPSNKVQKKHAVIILIVFFSAGFLLSLLFNYITAGISGILIVSILVYNYKLKNGVLRPFVMGGIRALNILYGFSILFGFYGPPSDVTLSSLDFGNNIMTQSYALLYLVLASVFFHIFILTFVSSKETTKEKLTSDNTNRINIKIILYVYTIFLFIIGSIGFYLVEYPFAYLFFVLALGIVVIMIFYNVLKRMLLKELGLIMQFIVKNMLILLILLDSAYIAGISGPVIGLATASLVLPSILLSKKISMT, from the coding sequence TTGTTAGAGAATCCATATCTAAAGCTTTTAAGAATACCTAATATCTTTACAGTTCCTCCAGATATTGTATTAGGATACTTGATAGCCATATCCTCTATCCAAATAATTACTTTGACCTCAATAAGTCATTTTATTCCAAACATGATTCTATTGATTCTATCATCAATATCGTTATATCTAGGAGGACTTGTTTCCAATGATTTGTTTGATACTAAAATCGATAAGATCGAACGACCTAATAGACCGCTACCTTCCAACAAAGTTCAAAAAAAACATGCGGTAATTATCTTAATTGTTTTTTTTAGTGCTGGTTTCTTGTTATCTTTACTATTTAACTACATAACTGCTGGAATATCTGGTATACTTATTGTATCGATTCTAGTTTACAACTACAAACTAAAAAATGGTGTTTTGAGGCCTTTTGTTATGGGTGGTATTAGAGCTTTAAACATACTTTATGGATTTAGTATTTTATTTGGTTTTTATGGTCCTCCTTCTGATGTTACGCTCTCAAGTTTAGACTTTGGAAACAACATAATGACACAGTCATATGCGTTATTATATCTGGTTTTGGCCTCTGTTTTTTTTCATATATTCATACTCACCTTTGTAAGCTCTAAAGAAACAACTAAGGAGAAGTTAACCTCGGACAACACAAATAGAATCAATATTAAAATAATATTATATGTGTACACAATATTTCTTTTTATAATCGGTTCAATCGGTTTTTATTTGGTCGAATATCCTTTCGCTTATCTTTTCTTTGTTCTTGCCTTAGGCATAGTAGTGATAATGATTTTTTATAACGTGCTCAAACGAATGCTTCTAAAGGAATTAGGTTTGATAATGCAATTTATAGTAAAGAACATGTTAATTTTACTAATATTGTTAGACTCTGCATACATTGCAGGAATTTCAGGACCAGTAATAGGCCTAGCCACGGCGTCATTAGTTCTCCCCTCGATAT
- a CDS encoding sugar phosphate isomerase/epimerase family protein yields the protein MKFAFSSNAFTNFTLLDSIKEISKVGFAGIEIMCDTPHAFPPSLTTDKIDNIKDTLIQNNLQISNLNAFTLFALGDTYHPSWIETSQEKREKRIKHTIDCIDLAHLLGAKNISIEPGGPLLPPPEQMSREKALQLFKEGIEKVLPHAEKKQIKILVEPEPGLLLENSTQFLEFMKNFDSKYFRLNFDIGHFYCVNEDPSDLILKLRDYIEHFHMADIKNRVHYHLIPGLGEIDFKKVFKTITEISYDGYITIELYPYKDNPREAAQTSFDYLQTLKV from the coding sequence ATGAAATTTGCTTTTAGTTCTAATGCTTTTACTAATTTTACATTGTTAGATTCCATTAAAGAGATTTCCAAAGTTGGCTTTGCAGGAATAGAAATCATGTGTGATACTCCCCATGCATTCCCACCAAGTTTGACCACTGATAAAATAGACAACATAAAGGATACTCTAATACAAAATAATCTTCAGATATCAAACCTCAACGCATTCACTTTATTTGCTTTGGGAGACACATATCACCCCTCATGGATCGAGACAAGCCAAGAAAAAAGAGAAAAACGGATCAAACATACTATAGACTGCATCGACCTTGCTCATCTACTAGGTGCAAAAAATATTTCTATAGAACCAGGTGGTCCTTTACTACCACCTCCTGAACAAATGTCCAGAGAAAAAGCATTGCAGTTATTTAAAGAGGGAATAGAAAAAGTACTCCCTCATGCAGAAAAAAAACAAATAAAAATCTTAGTTGAGCCAGAGCCTGGACTATTATTAGAGAATTCTACACAATTTTTAGAATTTATGAAAAATTTTGATTCTAAATACTTTAGGCTAAATTTTGATATTGGGCACTTTTATTGTGTAAATGAAGATCCTAGCGATTTAATATTGAAGTTAAGAGACTACATCGAACACTTTCATATGGCAGACATTAAAAATAGAGTCCATTATCATTTGATACCAGGTTTAGGGGAAATAGATTTTAAGAAAGTTTTTAAAACCATTACAGAAATTAGTTATGACGGCTATATCACAATTGAACTATATCCTTACAAAGATAATCCAAGAGAAGCCGCACAAACATCCTTTGATTATTTACAAACTTTAAAAGTTTAA